In one Brassica oleracea var. oleracea cultivar TO1000 chromosome C9, BOL, whole genome shotgun sequence genomic region, the following are encoded:
- the LOC106317587 gene encoding uncharacterized protein LOC106317587 — MEVKNQINGREEEIKNKMKKKRSRGMHVIGVVLYMLRRRRRTKPFKNGFWRRVVESFQQLKNDKITMHPPSNITIMPPASPVKEKPPASNDDRLAEMVEVFTATSSSCSSGISGYGSAKSLRDMDCLDEDDDDDDDDEDCYRDVDGGDEMIDVKAEEFIERFYEQMRMQNQAYTGRCKAKGTMTV; from the coding sequence ATGGAAGTCAAAAATCAGATCAATGGTAGAGAAGAAGAGATCAAGAACAAGATGAAGAAGAAAAGATCACGTGGCATGCACGTAATCGGCGTAGTTTTGTACATGCTTCGCCGTCGTAGGAGGACAAAGCCGTTTAAAAATGGGTTTTGGCGGCGAGTTGTTGAGTCCTTTCAGCAGTTGAAAAACGATAAGATTACCATGCATCCACCGTCTAATATTACGATTATGCCACCGGCTTCTCCGGTGAAGGAGAAACCTCCAGCGAGTAATGACGATCGGTTAGCAGAGATGGTAGAGGTTTTCACGGCGACGTCTTCTTCTTGCTCTTCGGGAATCTCTGGATATGGATCGGCAAAGTCGTTGCGTGATATGGATTGTCTTGATGAAGATGATGATGATGATGATGATGATGAGGATTGCTACCGTGACGTTGATGGAGGTGATGAGATGATTGACGTGAAAGCGGAGGAGTTTATTGAGAGATTTTACGAGCAAATGAGGATGCAAAATCAGGCTTATACAGGACGTTGCAAAGCCAAAGGGACGATGACGGTCTAG
- the LOC106318433 gene encoding xanthine dehydrogenase 1-like, translating to MGSLKKEGEMEQIGDEFMEAILYVNGVRRVLPDGLAHMTLLEYLRDLGLTGTKLGCGEGGCGACTVMVSSYDRTSNKCVHYAVNACLAPLYSVEGMHVISIEGVGHRKHGLHPLQESLASSHGSQCGFCTPGFVMSMYALLRSNKNSPSEEEIEESLAGNLCRCTGYRPIIDAFRVFAKTDDALYSGLSSLSLQDGSSICPSTGKPCSCGDGIFQPISYSETDGAKYAEKELIFPPELLLRELASLKLRGDGGLIWYRPLRLQHLLRLKAKHPDAKLVVGNTEVGIEMRMKRLQYQVLIYVGQVPELNTVNVNDIGVEIGSALTLSELLRLFRNVVKERPAHETSACKAFIEQLKWFAGTQIRNVASVGGNICTASPISDLNPLWMASRAEFKIINCNGDVRSVPARDFFSGYREVDMESNEILLSVFLPWTRPLEYVKEFKQAHRRDDDIAIVNGGMRVFLEERGEELFVSDASVAFGGVAAVTLRARKTEEFLIGKSWSKSLLQDALKVIQSDVIIDEDAPGGMVEFRKSLVLSFFFKFFLWVSHRIRDVKPALETFPPSYMSAVKSFSRPCRAGRQDYETVMQGTAVGLPAVHLSARMQVTGEAEYTDDTPVPPNTLHAALVLSKMPHARIISIDDSESKSSPGFAGLFLAKDVPADNKIGPVVADEELFATDVVTCVGQVIGVVVADTHENAKAAAGKVEVEYEELPAILSIREAIAAKSFHPNTEKMLRKGDVELCFQSGQCDRMIEGEVQMGSQEHFYMEPHGSLVWTTDGGNEVHMISSTQDPHKHQQYVSHVLGLPMPKVVCKTKRIGGGFGGKETRSAFIAAAASVPSYLLNRPVKLILDRDVDMMISGHRHSFVGKYKVGFTNDGKVLAYDLEIYNNGGNSLDLSQAVLEIAMFNSDNVYEIPHVRIRGNVCFTNYPSNTAFRGFGGPQGMLIIENWIQRIAAELDRSPEEIREMNFQMEGSITHYSQCIQHCTLHQLWKELKLSCNFLKARREVDEFNSHNRWKKRGVAMVPTKFGVSFTKTFMNQAGALVHVYTDGTVLVTHGGVEMGQGLHTKVAQVAASAFNIPLSSVFVSETSTDKVPNASPTAASMSSDMYGAAVLNACEQIKARMEPLASKLSCNSFAELANACYFQRIDLSAHGFYIVPDVGFDWISGKGNPFRYYTYGAAFAEVEIDTLTGDFHTRTVDIKLDLGYSLNPAIDIGQIEGAFVQGLGWVALEEVKWGDAAHRWIKPGNLLTCGPGNYKIPSINDIPFNFNVSLLKGNPNSKGIHSSKAVGEPPFFLASSVFFAIKDAIKAARAEMGLGSEWFSLDTPATPERIRMACFDEFTCPFVSSDFFPKLSV from the exons ATGGGTTCACTGAAGAAGGAAGGAGAGATGGAGCAGATTGGAGACGAGTTTATGGAGGCGATACTATACGTCAACGGCGTTCGTAGAGTGTTACCTGATGGCCTTGCTCATATGACACTTCTTGAATACCTCCGAG ATTTAGGACTGACCGGGACAAAGCTGGGGTGCGGTGAAGGTGGTTGTGGGGCTTGCACGGTGATGGTCTCTAGTTATGACAGAACATCAAACAAATGCGT ACACTATGCTGTCAACGCTTGTTTAGCACCTCTCTATTCCGTGGAAGGAATGCATGTAATATCCATTGAGGGAGTTGGTCATCGCAAACACGGCTTGCACCCACTTCAG GAGTCATTGGCATCTTCTCATGGTTCACAATGTGGGTTTTGCACTCCCGGGTTCGTCATGTCCATGTATGCCTTACTGAGGTCAAATAAAAACTCACCTTCTGAAGAGGAGATCGAAGAGTCTCTCGCAGGAAACTTATGTCGCTGTACTGGTTACAGACCCATCATTGATGCCTTTCGGGTTTTCGCAAAAACTGATGACGCCTTATACAGTGGTTTATCTTCGCTTAGCCTTCAAGACGGTTCAAGTATTTGCCCATCTACTGGTAAACCTTGTTCATGTGGTGACGGTATATTCCAGCCCATCTCTTATAGTGAGACAGATGGGGCTAAGTATGCGGAGAAAGAGCTTATATTCCCTCCTGAGCTTTTACTGAGGGAGTTAGCTTCCTTGAAGTTGAGAGGAGATGGAGGGTTGATCTGGTACAGACCTCTAAGACTTCAGCACTTGCTCCGTCTCAAGGCAAAACATCCTGATGCAAAGCTAGTGGTAGGTAACACAGAGGTGGGAATCGAAATGAGGATGAAGAGGTTACAGTATCAGGTGCTGATATATGTTGGTCAAGTCCCGGAACTCAACACAGTGAATGTCAATGACATTGGGGTAGAGATTGGTTCTGCTTTGACACTCTCTGAGCTTCTGAGACTATTCAGGAACGTTGTAAAGGAGCGTCCTGCACATGAGACATCAGCTTGCAAGGCTTTTATTGAGCAGCTGAAGTGGTTTGCTGGGACACAGATAAGGAACGTTGCTTCCGTTGGTGGGAACATCTGTACCGCTAGTCCTATATCTGATTTAAACCCTCTTTGGATGGCTTCAAGAGCAGAGTTCAAGATAATCAACTGCAATGGAGACGTTAGGTCGGTACCTGCAAGAGATTTCTTTAGTGGCTACCGTGAAGTGGATATGGAGAGCAACGAGATCTTGTTGTCAGTGTTCTTACCGTGGACAAGGCCTTTGGAGTATGTGAAAGAGTTTAAACAGGCACACCGGAGGGATGATGATATAGCCATCGTCAACGGTGGAATGCGTGTGTTTCTCGAAGAGAGAGGTGAAGAACTGTTCGTTTCCGACGCATCTGTTGCTTTTGGTGGTGTGGCTGCGGTTACTTTGCGTGCAAGGAAGACTGAGGAGTTTCTGATTGGAAAGAGCTGGAGTAAAAGTCTTCTTCAAGATGCTTTGAAGGTTATTCAAAGTGATGTTATAATCGATGAGGATGCTCCTGGTGGAATGGTGGAGTTTCGGAAGTCTCTAGTCCTAAGCTTCTTCTTTAAGTTCTTCTTATGGGTTTCTCATCGTATACGTGATGTTAAGCCAGCTTTAGAGACTTTCCCACCCTCTTATATGTCAGCTGTGAAATCTTTTTCTCGGCCATGTAGAGCTGGAAGACAAGACTATGAGACAGTAATGCAGGGAACAGCTGTTGGCTTGCCGGCAGTCCATCTTTCAGCAAGAATGCAG GTCACAGGGGAAGCTGAATATACTGATGATACTCCAGTGCCTCCTAATACCTTGCACGCTGCTTTAGTGCTAAGCAAAATGCCACATGCTCGCATAATTTCTATTGATGATTCAGAATCCAAATCTTCACCTGGTTTTGCTGGTCTATTTCTTGCCAAAGATGTTCCAGCAGATAATAAGATTGGACCTGTGGTTGCCGACGAAGAATTATTTGCTACAGACGTGGTCACGTGTGTGGGACAA GTCATTGGTGTGGTTGTTGCTGATACACATGAAAATGCAAAAGCCGCAGCAGGAAAAGTTGAAGTTGAGTATGAAGAATTGCCAGCAATATTATCAATTCGGGAGGCTATTGCTGCTAAAAGTTTCCACCCAAACACAGAGAAAATGTTAAGGAAAGGAGATGTAGAGCTATGCTTTCAGTCAGGTCAGTGCGATAGGATGATAGAGGGAGAGGTTCAAATGGGCAGCCAGGAGCACTTTTACATGGAGCCTCATGGTAGTTTGGTTTGGACTACTGATGGTGGCAACGAAGTTCATATGATCTCATCCACTCAA GATCCTCATAAGCACCAGCAATATGTTTCACATGTTCTTGGCCTTCCAATGCCTAAAGTGGTATGCAAAACCAAAAGAATTGGTGGTGGCTTTGGTGGCAAGGAAACGAGATCAGCCTTCATAGCTGCTGCTGCTTCTGTTCCTTCCTACCTATTGAACCGACCGGTGAAACTCATACTGGACAGAGATGTGGACATGATGATATCTGGTCACCGTCATAGTTTTGTTGGAAAGTACAAG GTTGGGTTTACAAATGATGGGAAAGTATTGGCGTATGACCTTGAAATCTACAACAATGGTGGAAACTCTTTGGACCTTTCTCAAGCTGTTCTTGAGATTGCAATGTTTAACTCTGATAATGTCTATGAGATCCCACATGTGAGGATCAGAGGGAACGTTTGCTTTACTAACTATCCTAGCAACACTGCTTTCCGAGGCTTTGGAGGTCCACAAGGAATGCTTATAATTGAAAACTGGATCCAGAGAATCGCAGCTGAACTTGATAGAAGCCCTGAAGAAATCAGA GAGATGAACTTTCAAATGGAAGGCTCTATCACACATTACTCTCAGTGTATTCAGCATTGCACATTGCATCAGCTCTGGAAGGAGCTGAAACTGTCTTGTAACTTTCTAAAGGCTCGTAGAGAAGTTGATGAGTTTAATAGCCATAACCGGTGGAAAAAGCGTGGTGTGGCTATGGTTCCCACAAAATTTGGCGTATCATTTACCAAAACGTTCATGAACCAG GCAGGTGCACTTGTTCATGTGTACACAGACGGTACTGTTTTGGTGACACATGGAGGTGTAGAGATGGGTCAAGGATTGCATACAAAGGTTGCCCAAGTTGCTGCGTCTGCCTTTAACATTCCCCTTAGTTCCGTTTTTGTATCAGAGACAAGCACCGACAAG GTTCCAAATGCGTCACCAACTGCTGCCTCTATGAGCTCTGACATGTACGGTGCTGCGGTTCTGAACGCTTGTGAGCAGATTAAAGCACGAATGGAGCCTCTTGCCTCTAAGCTCAGTTGCAACTCTTTTGCTGAG CTGGCAAATGCATGCTATTTTCAACGAATAGACCTCTCTGCTCATGGCTTTTACATTGTTCCCGATGTTGGCTTTGACTGGATCTCTGGTAAAGGAAACCCATTCAGATATTACACCTACGGAGCTGCGTTTGCGGAAGTTGAGATCGATACATTAACCGGTGACTTTCACACAAGAACGGTCGATATAAAGTTAGACCTCGGATATTCTCTTAACCCAGCCATAGATATTGGACAA ATAGAAGGAGCATTCGTACAAGGGTTAGGATGGGTAGCTCTAGAAGAAGTCAAATGGGGAGATGCAGCTCATAGATGGATTAAACCGGGGAATCTACTCACTTGTGGACCTGGAAACTACAAGATACCTTCCATTAACGACATTCCCTTCAACTTCAATGTTTCTCTTCTCAAG GGGAATCCAAACTCAAAGGGGATACATTCATCAAAAGCAGTTGGTGAGCCTCCTTTTTTCCTGGCATCGTCGGTTTTCTTTGCGATTAAAGATGCGATCAAAGCGGCTAGAGCAGAGATGGGTCTTGGCAGCGAATGGTTTTCTTTGGACACTCCTGCGACTCCGGAGCGTATAAGGATGGCTTGTTTCGATGAGTTTACTTGTCCTTTTGTGAGTTCAGATTTCTTCCCTAAGCTTAGTGTTTGA